A DNA window from Luteolibacter luteus contains the following coding sequences:
- a CDS encoding glycosyltransferase: MIPAATAPPAKTVALVDPLWVGHHPMYFSQFTGAFLRLGAFVIGLCPKPEEAFAGAKTALGASFPDFDRRVSMHKLPGGKRSFFGGRFEGDPIRTYQRWKRCADMLFEAEQATGRRADLVFFPYLDSYLRFLPFPAIPHFTIDRPWSGLYLRNHHFGEAPSAKKQLRLLAKGDALIRSPLCRGIGVLDERFVEPMQAYLGRQVHGFPDVTDASLPGSPYLLAREILRKAAGRKVIGLIGMERRKGLLNLMRVAEKARELRLPWYFACAGRFERPEYTPEELAFVDATAARIASGEIDNLHFELDAGRIPEEADFNSIFNTFDVAWAAYEDFEGSSGALGKAASYDIPCLATAGECIGDRVERYRTGLTIPQGDSDKALEAIQRILDNKDWNDGPLESRHAAFREAHGLARLDMLLAGFLNGA; the protein is encoded by the coding sequence ATGATTCCCGCCGCCACCGCGCCACCAGCCAAGACCGTCGCGCTCGTCGACCCGCTGTGGGTCGGCCATCATCCGATGTATTTCTCCCAGTTTACGGGAGCCTTCCTGCGGCTGGGTGCTTTCGTAATCGGACTTTGCCCGAAGCCGGAAGAAGCCTTCGCCGGCGCGAAGACAGCGCTCGGCGCGAGCTTCCCTGACTTCGACCGGCGGGTCTCCATGCACAAGCTGCCGGGTGGAAAACGCAGCTTCTTCGGAGGGCGTTTCGAAGGTGATCCGATCCGGACCTATCAGCGCTGGAAGCGCTGTGCGGACATGCTCTTCGAGGCGGAACAAGCGACCGGCAGAAGGGCGGATCTGGTGTTCTTTCCCTATCTGGATAGCTACCTACGCTTTCTCCCCTTTCCCGCGATCCCGCATTTCACGATCGATCGTCCCTGGAGCGGGCTCTACCTGCGGAATCATCACTTCGGGGAAGCACCCTCCGCCAAAAAGCAGCTGCGCCTGTTGGCAAAGGGAGATGCCCTGATCCGCAGCCCGCTCTGCCGCGGCATCGGAGTGCTGGACGAACGCTTCGTGGAACCGATGCAGGCATACTTGGGCCGGCAGGTTCACGGTTTCCCCGATGTGACGGACGCTTCATTGCCGGGGTCTCCCTACCTGCTTGCCCGGGAGATCCTGCGGAAAGCCGCGGGACGCAAGGTGATCGGCCTTATCGGCATGGAGCGGCGCAAGGGTCTGCTCAATCTCATGCGGGTGGCAGAAAAGGCCAGGGAACTACGACTTCCATGGTACTTTGCCTGCGCAGGTCGTTTCGAAAGGCCTGAGTATACTCCGGAGGAGCTCGCCTTCGTCGATGCCACCGCAGCGCGCATCGCCTCCGGGGAGATTGATAACCTCCACTTCGAGTTGGACGCGGGACGCATCCCGGAAGAGGCGGATTTCAATTCGATCTTCAATACCTTCGACGTGGCTTGGGCGGCGTATGAAGACTTCGAGGGCAGCAGCGGTGCATTGGGCAAAGCGGCATCTTACGACATTCCATGCCTCGCCACGGCGGGCGAATGCATCGGTGATCGCGTGGAGCGCTACCGCACCGGCCTGACAATTCCCCAAGGCGATTCCGACAAAGCTCTGGAGGCCATCCAGCGGATTCTGGATAACAAGGATTGGAACGATGGCCCGCTGGAAAGCCGTCACGCCGCCTTCCGAGAGGCTCATGGCTTGGCACGGCTCGACATGCTGTTAGCCGGCTTCTTGAACGGCGCTTGA
- a CDS encoding glycosyltransferase, whose translation MHCLWITRQDPRPANSGELIYTLGLLGSLAKQPETELTVLAHRAAAGAEGGPPVHWELHGKIPGGRLKSLLSELPGDAFRLGNPVQRQALSLLLGKKWDWIVIDQAACAWALGMIGTHQKVAYIAHNHEAAVRKQVASDRGGSLPMRMALKWDALKYARMERALCRRADLISAITPRDTEAFGTEFPGKPVCTLPPGYQGEAAAGAPREITSETPRRVVLAGAFEWVAKRRNLEAFLNAAAESFQRGKIGFQVVGKADPEWFAALAKQHPWASFTANVPSISPYLDQARIGLIPEALGGGFKLKALDYIFRGLPLASVEAALSGVPVNPQTEAIAAPDPESLTKAVAAKIDDLAFLNHAARRALDACRDAFHWEDRGVTLRKALGNPESFRA comes from the coding sequence ATGCATTGCCTCTGGATTACCCGCCAGGACCCGCGTCCCGCGAACAGCGGCGAGCTGATCTACACGCTCGGCCTGCTGGGATCACTGGCCAAGCAGCCGGAAACGGAACTTACCGTGCTGGCTCACCGGGCCGCGGCCGGTGCCGAAGGCGGACCACCGGTGCATTGGGAGCTTCACGGCAAGATCCCCGGAGGTCGCTTGAAGAGCCTGCTTTCCGAGCTGCCGGGGGATGCCTTCCGGCTGGGCAATCCGGTGCAGCGACAGGCTCTGTCCCTGCTGCTGGGAAAAAAGTGGGATTGGATCGTGATCGATCAGGCTGCGTGTGCCTGGGCCCTGGGCATGATCGGCACCCACCAGAAGGTCGCCTACATCGCTCACAATCACGAAGCGGCGGTGCGCAAGCAGGTGGCGAGCGACCGCGGCGGCTCTCTACCGATGCGCATGGCCCTGAAGTGGGACGCACTGAAATACGCGCGCATGGAGCGGGCGCTCTGCCGTCGGGCCGACCTGATTTCCGCGATCACGCCACGGGATACAGAGGCTTTTGGCACGGAGTTCCCTGGCAAGCCGGTGTGCACGCTACCGCCCGGTTATCAGGGCGAAGCCGCGGCCGGCGCTCCACGGGAGATCACTTCGGAGACGCCGCGTCGCGTGGTTCTGGCTGGAGCCTTCGAGTGGGTGGCGAAGCGGCGGAATCTGGAAGCATTCCTGAATGCTGCGGCGGAATCATTCCAACGCGGGAAGATCGGCTTTCAAGTGGTGGGCAAGGCGGATCCCGAGTGGTTCGCCGCGCTTGCGAAGCAGCACCCTTGGGCAAGCTTTACGGCGAATGTCCCTTCAATTTCCCCCTATCTCGATCAGGCCCGCATCGGACTGATTCCGGAAGCCTTGGGCGGTGGTTTCAAGCTGAAGGCGCTGGATTACATTTTCCGCGGCCTGCCGCTGGCTTCAGTGGAGGCAGCGCTCAGCGGTGTTCCGGTGAATCCGCAGACCGAGGCGATCGCAGCCCCCGATCCGGAATCGCTGACGAAAGCGGTGGCAGCAAAGATCGATGACCTCGCGTTTCTCAATCACGCGGCGCGCCGTGCGCTCGATGCCTGCCGTGATGCCTTCCACTGGGAAGACCGCGGCGTGACGCTGCGAAAGGCGCTGGGAAATCCGGAATCGTTCCGAGCATGA
- a CDS encoding glycosyltransferase family 4 protein gives MKILVHDYAGHAFPPSLSRALAARGHQVVHAFASSLQTPRGELQRIEGDAPTLEFEEIPMDPEYPRYKYSFRRRRSMEIRYGQAAADFVRAWKPDAVLSGNTPTETQEPITRATVEVGGRFYYWVQDFYSLAVDKLLRKKIPVAGGLIGAWYRLLDLRQFRRSSGIVAITEDFTPILTKEFGVDPKRVSVVPNWAVIEDLPVLPKDNAWARKHGLEDKFVFLYSGTIGMKHNPAMLLELAKRFRDNPSVRVVVVSEGIGAEWLQRESARAGLENMLLLPYQPFSELPSVLAAGDVLIAILEKEAGVFSVPSKTLSYLCAARPLLMAVPSENLSARITRENEAGLTVAPDDMEGFLRAALILQESPEECRRLAANARAYAEATFPIEKTASTFENILTAKA, from the coding sequence ATGAAGATCCTGGTCCACGATTACGCAGGCCATGCCTTTCCGCCGTCTCTAAGCCGTGCCCTTGCAGCGCGCGGACATCAGGTGGTTCATGCCTTCGCCAGTTCACTTCAGACCCCGCGCGGAGAACTCCAGCGTATTGAAGGCGATGCCCCGACTTTAGAATTCGAAGAGATCCCGATGGATCCCGAGTATCCGCGCTACAAGTACTCTTTCCGCCGCCGCCGCAGCATGGAGATCCGCTATGGCCAGGCTGCCGCGGATTTCGTCCGAGCTTGGAAACCGGATGCCGTGCTTTCCGGAAATACCCCTACCGAGACTCAGGAGCCGATTACCCGTGCGACCGTGGAAGTCGGCGGCCGCTTTTACTACTGGGTGCAGGATTTCTACAGCCTGGCGGTGGACAAACTGCTGCGCAAAAAAATTCCCGTCGCTGGAGGGCTCATCGGCGCATGGTACCGCCTGCTGGACCTCCGCCAATTCCGCCGCAGCAGCGGGATCGTGGCGATCACGGAAGATTTCACTCCCATCCTAACAAAGGAATTCGGCGTCGATCCCAAGCGGGTCTCCGTCGTCCCGAATTGGGCGGTGATCGAAGACCTCCCGGTATTGCCGAAGGACAATGCTTGGGCGCGCAAGCATGGTCTGGAGGACAAATTCGTGTTCCTTTACAGCGGCACCATCGGCATGAAGCACAACCCTGCCATGCTGCTGGAACTCGCGAAACGCTTCCGTGACAACCCGTCGGTGCGCGTCGTGGTGGTCTCCGAAGGCATCGGTGCGGAATGGCTGCAGCGTGAATCCGCACGGGCGGGTCTGGAGAACATGCTTCTCCTGCCCTACCAGCCTTTCTCGGAGCTGCCTTCCGTGCTCGCCGCCGGCGATGTGCTGATCGCCATCCTCGAGAAGGAAGCCGGCGTCTTCTCCGTTCCTTCGAAGACCCTCAGCTACCTTTGCGCCGCCCGGCCCCTACTGATGGCCGTGCCATCGGAGAATCTTTCGGCACGCATCACGCGCGAGAACGAAGCCGGACTCACGGTGGCTCCGGATGACATGGAAGGCTTCTTGAGGGCAGCCTTGATCCTTCAGGAATCTCCGGAGGAGTGCCGCAGGCTCGCCGCCAATGCCCGCGCTTACGCCGAAGCCACTTTCCCGATTGAAAAAACGGCGAGTACCTTCGAAAATATTCTAACAGCGAAGGCTTAG
- a CDS encoding sensor histidine kinase, whose amino-acid sequence MPHVTARPEVRIAVAYLIVASVWIIWSDRILQSVMPGNSTFIQSFKGLNFVITTAILLFFTLRRAYRGWRRAEQEQVELLSEVSEAFRHLSTRVESLREADRTRISRELHDQLGQGLTGLKLDLRWIENRIEVREDRRLNPVTDRLVEAQDQVDSLIASVQRISTDLRPDALDNLGLPDALKEEGERFLLRTGVICNVRVDEASADIPAEVTTAAFRIFQEALTNITRHAEATRVDVGCGIQSDQLELVISDDGKGIDPAMIQDTKSLGLLGMRERAGLLGGELTIAPGENGGTVVEARLPLIRKES is encoded by the coding sequence GTGCCTCACGTCACCGCGCGACCCGAGGTTCGGATCGCGGTTGCCTATCTGATCGTGGCAAGCGTCTGGATCATCTGGTCGGACCGCATTCTCCAATCGGTAATGCCGGGGAACTCGACCTTTATCCAGTCGTTCAAGGGACTTAATTTCGTCATCACGACGGCAATCCTGCTCTTTTTCACGCTGCGCCGCGCCTACCGCGGCTGGCGCCGGGCGGAACAAGAGCAGGTAGAACTCCTTTCCGAAGTCAGCGAGGCATTCCGCCACCTCTCCACCCGGGTCGAAAGCCTGCGCGAAGCCGATCGTACCCGGATTTCCAGGGAGCTCCACGACCAGCTCGGCCAAGGTCTCACCGGCCTGAAGCTCGACTTGCGCTGGATTGAAAACCGGATCGAGGTGCGGGAGGACCGGCGGTTGAATCCGGTAACGGATCGCTTGGTCGAAGCTCAGGATCAAGTGGACTCGCTGATCGCCTCCGTGCAGCGGATTTCCACGGACCTGAGGCCGGATGCGCTCGATAATCTCGGCCTGCCTGACGCTTTGAAGGAGGAAGGGGAGCGCTTCCTGCTGCGTACGGGAGTGATTTGTAATGTAAGAGTGGATGAAGCCTCCGCCGATATCCCGGCGGAGGTCACCACGGCGGCCTTCCGTATCTTTCAGGAAGCCCTCACCAACATCACCCGTCACGCCGAGGCTACCCGCGTCGACGTGGGCTGCGGGATCCAGTCGGACCAGCTCGAACTCGTCATTTCCGATGACGGGAAGGGCATCGATCCGGCGATGATCCAGGATACAAAATCGCTCGGTCTCCTCGGCATGCGCGAGCGTGCCGGATTGCTGGGCGGAGAACTCACCATTGCTCCCGGGGAAAACGGGGGCACGGTGGTGGAAGCACGTTTACCTCTGATCCGGAAGGAATCATGA
- a CDS encoding response regulator, with protein sequence MKILIADDHELIRHGLRGLLRDHLRDVDITEASNAKEAVSAAVKGGWDLALVDINMPGRSGLELIRDLKQMHPTLPVLVVSAHTEEDFALRALKLGAAGYVSKQSAADVLVGAVKKVLAGGRYVSPAVAEKLAQAAAEGWSGTPHENLSHREMQVLQMISTGKTIKEIAAELALSEKTIATYRSRISEKLGLSTNVELTRYAMQHGLAE encoded by the coding sequence ATGAAAATCCTGATCGCTGACGACCACGAACTCATCCGCCATGGATTGAGGGGGCTGCTGCGAGATCATTTGCGCGACGTCGATATCACGGAAGCTTCAAACGCGAAGGAAGCCGTCTCCGCGGCAGTAAAGGGGGGATGGGACCTCGCCCTGGTGGATATCAACATGCCGGGCCGCAGTGGCCTGGAGCTGATCCGCGATCTCAAGCAGATGCATCCGACCCTCCCCGTGCTGGTAGTCAGCGCGCACACGGAGGAGGATTTCGCCCTGCGAGCCCTCAAGCTGGGAGCCGCTGGCTATGTCTCGAAGCAGAGTGCCGCCGATGTACTGGTGGGTGCGGTGAAGAAGGTTCTCGCGGGCGGACGCTACGTTAGTCCCGCTGTCGCCGAGAAACTCGCCCAAGCTGCTGCCGAAGGATGGTCCGGTACGCCGCATGAGAATCTATCCCACCGCGAGATGCAGGTCCTGCAGATGATTTCCACGGGTAAGACGATCAAGGAGATCGCGGCGGAGCTGGCGTTGAGCGAGAAGACCATCGCGACCTACCGCAGCCGCATTTCCGAGAAGCTGGGGCTTTCCACCAATGTCGAGCTGACCCGATATGCGATGCAACATGGCTTGGCCGAGTGA
- a CDS encoding ornithine cyclodeaminase family protein, which translates to MKIITAAEVHSALRYPEFIDALQTAFAGPYTMPPRQVLLLDEASGHHDAFAMLPSWNEEVIALKAFTYFPDNKPPRQTLYSQIMLFDRQGGAPLALVDGVSVTCWRTAGVSALASRILSRPESETLLLLGTGKLAPYLIRAHLSVRPLAKVLIWGRSTEKAAALVEASAKEHPLVNFEVATDLASACAHADILVSATGSTEILIHGEWIRPGTHTDFLGNHHATKRECDTAMVTRSRVFVDTRANCFKEAGEILMPVAEGAFSTDQVAGELSELCRKSVLGRQSEDEITLFKSVGCALGDLCGAVTAWRSKK; encoded by the coding sequence ATGAAGATCATCACTGCTGCCGAGGTCCACTCCGCGCTTCGCTACCCGGAATTCATCGATGCGCTCCAAACAGCCTTCGCCGGCCCCTACACGATGCCTCCACGGCAGGTGCTCCTTCTTGACGAGGCCTCCGGGCACCACGACGCCTTCGCGATGCTTCCCTCGTGGAACGAAGAGGTGATCGCGCTCAAGGCCTTCACCTACTTTCCCGACAACAAGCCTCCCCGGCAGACCCTGTATTCGCAGATCATGCTCTTCGATCGCCAAGGCGGCGCCCCCCTGGCCCTCGTAGATGGCGTGAGCGTGACCTGCTGGCGGACCGCCGGGGTATCGGCTCTGGCCTCGCGGATACTTTCGCGTCCGGAGTCCGAAACCCTGCTACTGTTAGGGACGGGCAAACTCGCACCTTATCTGATCCGCGCCCATCTCAGCGTCAGGCCCCTTGCGAAGGTGCTGATCTGGGGCCGCTCAACGGAAAAGGCTGCGGCACTGGTGGAGGCATCAGCCAAAGAACATCCTTTGGTGAACTTCGAGGTGGCCACCGATCTCGCCTCGGCCTGCGCACATGCGGACATCCTGGTAAGCGCCACCGGAAGCACCGAAATCCTGATCCATGGCGAGTGGATCCGCCCCGGAACGCACACCGATTTCCTCGGCAATCACCACGCGACCAAGCGCGAATGCGACACCGCGATGGTGACACGTTCCCGCGTCTTCGTCGACACGCGGGCCAACTGCTTCAAGGAAGCCGGGGAAATCCTCATGCCGGTGGCGGAAGGAGCCTTCTCAACCGATCAGGTCGCCGGCGAACTGTCGGAACTCTGCCGGAAAAGCGTGCTAGGACGACAGAGCGAGGACGAAATCACCTTGTTCAAATCCGTCGGTTGCGCACTGGGAGACCTCTGCGGAGCGGTGACCGCGTGGCGGTCGAAGAAGTAG
- a CDS encoding ATP-binding cassette domain-containing protein, which translates to MDRDAPHDDPQESRVRPIGLIARLKQRRRSGSSGSRVLGLMVDAFAGFATLDGRLDADEADLILDLLRSAFPEADHSWLARRVQRAVREQKPLAHTALDLRELLDDTEKMAVGLQLYTLVDAVGRSERSRASFEVFLRRLGRPDMARQILAEMSGEEPAENPGFERLTFSAAEGAEISLPSQAEGHAFRVYRAADLILVRNTGENPLWVRGRSLESGAFLRMRERQQLVVPGWTLTCEDLLYFLNVKRTGNRPAIFLALTDEGLTSERARSRQSAVRIRFGLQAEVEALRPTEMAIDGRGLLHPGKPILCAHHERLSEPSGFSTTIDALRRRRAEAGGRFRLEADQRDFRVSNDPSVLERGDMLLAPGLAPRVVLRVRFDLERRTGDLFVRDAEGVVTADGVPVKTSVPLREGSIIRLSRTQALRCRFSEGIIDEERNLVESLRAQDLIHEFVPGVRALDNVNFEVGRGEMLCIIGPSGSGKSTLLSVLAGQLEPSRGRVRLNDSSLYQSRLELIRFIAYMPQEEALNPQLTVREHLRHATTIRRPFLSSEEVGRRADGILAELGLQAIARRRVGSPGEKTLSGGERSRLNLGLDLGSAAEVFLFDEPISGLSSKDSEHVAETLRSLARDKIVIASLHRPGAKVMGLFDKVLLLDTGGKLAFFGTPTAMISYFREVAAELGISHPSVSENAPLGADFVFDILETPLAHIGGGQNPSAARRFPPNYWQERFESQALVNSLGEGVPPSRIERLANSPVSAPLGTTGFVSGIKRSFSVFATQFQRSLFSKVRNRGTLYSTLLEAPLLALLIAVTLRSSKEGAYEFHTALHIPAYLFLSATVSMFLGLTNSATEILRDRPILRRERNSRPNPLLYVGAKFSALGLVAAGQCLAYTAIGHWFLEIRGTILSQWLWMTLTACTGTGLALLVSSLVKTERAALTAVPLLLVPQMLLAGALVPFREMNRGLFDNSGVERERGGTPVPSRLMPLRHAYEAMVVTQATRNPYEIERIRIQRRVDAIKEVRHTLDASTSERLQLMLEALVKLGAAESLTAAEASELAERLTNLARAGTRLEIEAMKVQNPSKAARPISEFFVNNRIDLLIREAETFRVDYRNNDKPRNIFLGLKKPFGDDWLDTLDYDAGLLILVIIGAGVCTSAVLGIQNRRTR; encoded by the coding sequence ATGGATCGAGACGCACCGCACGATGACCCGCAGGAATCGCGTGTCCGTCCGATCGGCCTTATTGCCCGCCTCAAGCAGCGGCGTCGCTCAGGTTCTTCAGGCTCAAGGGTTCTTGGCTTGATGGTGGATGCCTTCGCGGGCTTCGCGACGCTGGATGGCAGGCTCGATGCGGACGAAGCCGACCTGATCCTCGACCTGCTCCGCAGTGCCTTCCCGGAAGCGGACCATAGCTGGCTGGCCCGGCGCGTGCAAAGGGCAGTCCGAGAGCAGAAGCCCCTCGCCCACACCGCACTGGATCTTAGGGAGTTGCTCGACGACACCGAGAAAATGGCGGTGGGCTTGCAGCTTTACACGCTGGTCGATGCGGTGGGACGATCCGAGCGCAGCCGTGCCTCCTTCGAAGTTTTCCTCCGTCGCTTGGGACGCCCGGACATGGCCCGCCAGATCCTGGCGGAAATGAGCGGCGAGGAGCCGGCTGAGAACCCCGGCTTCGAACGGCTTACCTTTTCCGCCGCGGAGGGAGCGGAAATCAGCCTCCCCTCCCAAGCTGAGGGACACGCGTTCCGCGTCTATCGTGCGGCAGACCTGATTTTGGTCCGGAATACCGGGGAGAATCCGCTCTGGGTCCGGGGACGCTCTCTGGAAAGCGGTGCCTTCCTGCGGATGCGCGAACGCCAGCAACTGGTGGTCCCCGGCTGGACCCTGACCTGCGAGGACCTGCTTTATTTCCTCAATGTGAAGCGGACGGGAAACCGTCCGGCGATCTTCCTCGCCCTCACCGATGAGGGGCTCACCAGCGAGCGTGCCCGCAGCCGCCAGAGCGCGGTCCGGATCCGATTCGGCCTCCAAGCGGAAGTCGAAGCCCTACGTCCGACGGAAATGGCAATCGACGGACGCGGCCTGCTGCATCCCGGAAAGCCGATCCTGTGCGCCCACCACGAGCGGCTCTCCGAACCCTCCGGCTTCTCCACCACCATCGATGCGCTGCGCCGCCGCCGGGCGGAAGCAGGTGGACGTTTCCGTCTTGAAGCCGATCAGCGCGACTTCCGGGTCTCAAACGATCCCTCGGTTCTGGAGCGTGGAGACATGCTTCTGGCTCCCGGCCTTGCCCCGCGCGTGGTCCTGCGAGTCCGCTTCGATCTGGAGCGCCGCACCGGTGATCTTTTCGTGCGCGACGCGGAAGGAGTGGTTACCGCCGACGGGGTGCCGGTGAAAACCTCGGTGCCGCTGCGGGAGGGCTCGATCATTCGGCTTTCCCGCACTCAGGCGCTGCGCTGCCGATTCAGCGAAGGCATCATCGATGAGGAAAGAAACCTCGTCGAATCCCTGCGAGCACAGGACCTCATCCATGAGTTTGTCCCCGGTGTCCGGGCGCTCGACAACGTGAACTTCGAGGTCGGCCGGGGCGAAATGCTCTGCATTATCGGCCCCAGCGGCAGCGGTAAAAGCACCCTGCTTTCCGTCCTCGCGGGGCAATTGGAGCCCAGCCGCGGACGCGTTCGCCTCAACGACTCATCTCTCTACCAGAGCCGCCTGGAGCTGATCCGATTCATCGCCTACATGCCTCAGGAAGAGGCATTGAATCCCCAGCTCACCGTCCGCGAGCACCTGCGGCACGCGACGACGATCCGGCGCCCCTTTCTTTCCTCGGAAGAAGTTGGGCGCCGCGCCGATGGCATCCTGGCGGAGCTTGGACTCCAAGCAATCGCCCGCCGGCGTGTCGGATCGCCCGGAGAAAAGACTCTCAGCGGTGGCGAGCGCAGCCGCCTGAATCTAGGGCTCGACCTGGGGAGCGCGGCGGAGGTCTTCCTTTTCGACGAGCCGATCTCCGGCCTTTCCTCCAAGGACTCCGAACACGTCGCCGAAACCCTGCGATCCTTGGCGCGCGACAAGATCGTGATCGCCTCGCTGCATCGTCCGGGCGCGAAGGTGATGGGTCTCTTTGACAAGGTGCTGCTGCTGGATACCGGCGGAAAGCTGGCTTTCTTCGGCACGCCCACCGCAATGATCTCCTACTTCCGGGAGGTGGCGGCGGAACTCGGAATCTCTCACCCTTCGGTCTCCGAAAATGCGCCTCTGGGCGCCGACTTCGTCTTCGATATTCTCGAAACTCCCCTCGCCCATATCGGCGGCGGGCAGAATCCCTCGGCGGCACGGCGCTTTCCGCCGAACTATTGGCAAGAGCGCTTCGAGAGCCAGGCGCTGGTGAATTCGCTGGGCGAAGGAGTACCTCCCTCGCGGATCGAACGCCTCGCCAATAGCCCGGTGTCAGCCCCGCTGGGCACCACCGGCTTTGTCTCGGGCATCAAGCGGTCCTTCTCGGTTTTCGCGACCCAGTTCCAGCGCTCGCTTTTCTCGAAGGTGCGGAACCGGGGAACGCTCTACTCCACGCTGTTGGAGGCCCCCCTGCTGGCGCTGTTGATCGCGGTGACGCTGCGTTCCTCAAAGGAGGGCGCGTATGAATTCCACACCGCGCTCCACATTCCGGCGTATCTCTTCCTCTCGGCGACCGTGTCGATGTTCCTCGGCCTGACAAATTCGGCCACCGAGATCCTGCGCGACCGCCCGATCCTGCGCCGCGAGCGCAATAGCCGGCCCAATCCTCTCCTCTATGTCGGAGCGAAGTTCAGCGCGCTGGGCTTGGTCGCAGCGGGACAATGCCTCGCCTATACCGCCATCGGTCATTGGTTCCTCGAGATCCGCGGGACGATCCTGAGCCAATGGCTGTGGATGACCCTAACCGCCTGTACCGGCACCGGCCTCGCATTGCTGGTTTCCTCGCTGGTGAAAACGGAGCGCGCCGCGTTGACCGCGGTCCCCCTGTTGCTCGTGCCCCAGATGCTCTTGGCAGGCGCACTCGTTCCCTTCCGCGAAATGAATCGCGGGCTTTTCGACAATAGCGGCGTGGAGCGCGAACGCGGCGGCACGCCTGTCCCATCCCGCCTGATGCCCCTGCGCCATGCCTATGAAGCCATGGTTGTCACTCAGGCGACTCGCAATCCTTACGAAATCGAACGCATCCGCATCCAACGCCGCGTCGATGCCATCAAGGAGGTGCGCCACACGCTGGATGCCTCCACCTCGGAGCGCCTCCAGCTGATGCTGGAAGCCTTGGTAAAGCTCGGCGCAGCAGAGTCGCTCACGGCTGCCGAAGCCAGCGAACTGGCCGAACGCCTCACCAATCTCGCCAGGGCCGGCACCCGCCTGGAGATCGAAGCGATGAAGGTCCAAAACCCGAGCAAGGCAGCGCGCCCCATCTCGGAGTTCTTCGTCAATAACCGCATCGACCTCTTGATCCGCGAGGCCGAGACCTTCCGCGTCGACTATCGGAACAATGACAAGCCGCGGAACATCTTCCTCGGGCTGAAAAAACCATTCGGGGACGATTGGCTGGACACCCTCGATTACGACGCGGGCCTGCTGATCCTCGTCATCATCGGTGCCGGCGTCTGCACCTCCGCCGTGCTGGGAATCCAGAACCGGCGGACGCGCTAG